A region from the Bacillus sp. Marseille-P3661 genome encodes:
- a CDS encoding nucleotidyltransferase family protein — protein MDLLVEFEDKAMTFDNYMDLKFTLEDLFEKSVDLVIIDDIKPALKSSIIRSSKYAL, from the coding sequence ATTGACCTGTTAGTAGAATTTGAAGATAAAGCTATGACTTTCGATAATTATATGGATTTGAAGTTTACTCTTGAAGATCTTTTTGAAAAGTCAGTTGATTTAGTTATTATCGATGATATTAAACCGGCACTTAAATCGAGTATTATAAGGAGTTCTAAGTATGCTTTGTAA
- a CDS encoding HepT-like ribonuclease domain-containing protein — protein MTNIESYIPNGEEDFFSSKLIQDAVILNLEIVGEATKRISKEFRDNHPHVPWREMAGLRDVLIQNYIGVDNGIVWNVVEKEFPALKERRL, from the coding sequence ATAACAAATATTGAGTCATATATTCCAAACGGAGAAGAGGATTTTTTTAGTTCGAAGTTAATTCAGGACGCGGTCATTCTGAATCTTGAGATCGTTGGAGAAGCCACGAAACGTATTTCAAAAGAATTTAGAGACAACCACCCACATGTACCTTGGCGTGAAATGGCAGGACTCAGGGACGTGTTGATTCAGAATTATATTGGTGTAGATAATGGTATCGTTTGGAACGTGGTTGAAAAAGAGTTTCCTGCATTGAAAGAGAGAAGATTGTAG